In a genomic window of Cytobacillus sp. FSL H8-0458:
- a CDS encoding DUF1450 domain-containing protein, which produces MKLINKLFSKQKTSSIEFCQRNLDEFLKEDSLTEFNRFLSQKNIIYKEYECQSKCKECMLSPYAVVDGKLIAAENSDELLIKLKEEVKK; this is translated from the coding sequence GTGAAACTCATCAACAAACTATTCTCAAAGCAAAAAACATCTTCAATTGAATTTTGCCAGCGGAATCTGGATGAATTTTTAAAAGAAGATAGTTTAACTGAATTTAATCGATTCCTGAGCCAGAAGAATATTATTTATAAAGAATACGAATGCCAGAGCAAATGCAAAGAATGCATGCTATCTCCCTATGCTGTAGTGGACGGAAAACTGATAGCAGCGGAAAATTCGGATGAATTATTAATAAAACTGAAAGAAGAAGTAAAGAAATAA
- a CDS encoding ArsR/SmtB family transcription factor: MGSKDTCDIYCFDEEKVNRIQGELVMEDLSGAAQLFKALADENRAKISYALTRDEELCVCDIANIIGASVATASHHLRTLHKQGIVKFRKEGKLAFYSLDDDHIRQLMMIVLEHRNEVKANV, encoded by the coding sequence ATGGGCTCTAAAGATACATGCGATATTTATTGCTTTGATGAAGAAAAAGTGAACCGCATTCAGGGGGAACTGGTGATGGAAGATCTTTCGGGTGCTGCCCAATTATTTAAGGCTCTTGCTGATGAGAACAGGGCGAAAATTTCTTATGCACTAACCCGGGATGAAGAGCTGTGCGTCTGTGATATTGCCAATATCATTGGCGCATCAGTTGCAACGGCATCCCACCATTTGCGGACATTGCATAAGCAGGGAATTGTTAAGTTTCGGAAAGAAGGGAAATTGGCTTTTTATTCATTGGATGATGATCATATCAGGCAATTAATGATGATTGTACTTGAACACAGAAATGAGGTGAAAGCCAATGTCTGA
- a CDS encoding heavy metal translocating P-type ATPase: MSEQAGIAEKETVTYRVQGFSUAGCAKTFEENVKRLDGVLDANVNFGASKITVTGTASMKAVEKAGAFENLKLRAENEKAVEREPFWKQKSNYKVYLSALILIVSWFLSEQYGEDHLYPITGYAAAIIIGGYTLFLKGFKNLARLNFDMSTLMTIAIIGAAIIGEWGEGAMVVILFAISEALERFSMEKARQSIESLIDIAPKEALVKRDNEEMRIHVDDIQIGDIMIVKPGEKLAMDGVVVKGTSSLNQAAITGESVPAVKTAGDEVFAGTLNEEGLLEIKVTKHAEDTTIAKIIHLVEEAQAEKAPSQQFVDKFARYYTPAIIVLAFLIAVVPPVFGGEWNEWIYQGLAALVVGCPCALVVSTPVAVVTAIGNAARNGVLIKGGIHLEETGALKSIAFDKTGTLTKGVPAVTDIITINGDERQLLQITAAIEKGSQHPLASAIMKKAEEIGADFTGLDTEEFTSITGKGVKAAVNGVLYYAGSPNLFEELHSGMESTIQKQTADLQTQGKTVMILGTASEILLLIAVADEIRENSNSVISKLNDMGIRTVMLTGDNQRTALEIGKQAGVSEIKADLLPQDKLAVIKELSTGHQSVAMVGDGVNDAPALAAASVGIAMGGAGTDTALETADIALMSDDLSKLPYTIKLSQKALRIIKQNITFSLGIKALALLLVVPGWLTLWIAIFADMGATLLVTLNSLRLLKIKG; the protein is encoded by the coding sequence ATGTCTGAACAAGCTGGAATTGCGGAGAAAGAGACGGTAACCTACCGTGTTCAGGGCTTTTCTTGAGCAGGCTGTGCCAAGACGTTCGAAGAGAACGTGAAACGCCTGGATGGCGTTTTAGATGCGAATGTGAATTTTGGAGCTTCCAAAATAACCGTTACAGGAACAGCTTCAATGAAGGCGGTAGAAAAAGCCGGAGCCTTCGAAAATCTGAAGCTGCGTGCAGAGAATGAAAAAGCGGTGGAGCGCGAGCCGTTCTGGAAGCAGAAATCTAACTATAAAGTGTATTTGTCAGCGCTTATTCTTATTGTGAGCTGGTTTTTAAGCGAACAGTATGGAGAGGATCATCTATACCCGATCACAGGGTATGCAGCAGCAATCATCATAGGCGGTTATACTTTATTCCTGAAAGGCTTCAAAAATCTGGCCAGATTGAATTTTGACATGAGCACCCTGATGACGATCGCCATTATTGGAGCAGCGATTATTGGCGAGTGGGGAGAAGGAGCGATGGTTGTCATCCTTTTCGCCATCAGTGAAGCCCTTGAGCGTTTCTCAATGGAAAAGGCGCGCCAGTCCATTGAATCACTGATTGACATTGCCCCTAAAGAAGCATTGGTCAAACGGGACAATGAAGAAATGCGGATTCATGTAGATGATATTCAAATTGGTGACATCATGATTGTGAAGCCGGGAGAAAAATTGGCCATGGATGGAGTGGTCGTGAAAGGAACCTCTTCCCTGAACCAGGCAGCGATTACCGGAGAAAGCGTGCCTGCCGTTAAGACTGCAGGTGATGAGGTTTTTGCAGGTACACTAAATGAAGAGGGATTGCTTGAAATAAAAGTCACGAAGCATGCTGAAGATACCACCATCGCCAAAATAATCCATTTAGTGGAAGAAGCACAGGCGGAAAAAGCGCCTTCCCAGCAGTTTGTCGATAAGTTTGCCAGGTATTATACGCCTGCCATCATTGTTTTAGCATTTTTAATAGCGGTGGTTCCTCCGGTGTTTGGCGGGGAATGGAACGAATGGATTTACCAGGGGCTAGCCGCACTGGTTGTCGGCTGTCCGTGTGCGCTAGTCGTGTCTACACCCGTAGCCGTCGTTACGGCCATCGGAAACGCGGCAAGAAACGGTGTCCTGATTAAAGGCGGCATCCACCTGGAGGAAACAGGGGCGCTTAAATCGATTGCATTTGATAAAACAGGCACATTAACAAAAGGTGTTCCTGCCGTTACAGACATCATCACTATTAATGGTGATGAAAGACAGCTTCTCCAAATCACGGCTGCCATTGAGAAAGGGTCACAGCATCCCCTTGCTTCTGCAATCATGAAAAAAGCAGAAGAAATAGGTGCTGATTTTACAGGGCTGGACACAGAGGAATTCACCTCTATTACCGGAAAGGGAGTAAAAGCCGCAGTGAATGGTGTTCTCTATTATGCCGGAAGCCCCAATCTGTTTGAAGAGCTTCACAGCGGCATGGAAAGCACTATCCAAAAGCAAACAGCAGATCTTCAGACCCAGGGTAAAACCGTTATGATTCTGGGGACAGCAAGCGAAATTCTGCTGTTAATAGCTGTTGCAGATGAAATACGGGAAAATTCGAATTCGGTCATCAGCAAACTAAATGATATGGGAATCAGAACGGTTATGCTGACAGGCGACAATCAAAGAACGGCTTTGGAGATCGGAAAGCAAGCCGGCGTTTCCGAGATTAAAGCGGATCTGCTGCCGCAGGATAAACTGGCTGTTATTAAAGAACTGAGCACCGGGCATCAAAGTGTGGCAATGGTCGGTGATGGCGTCAATGATGCGCCTGCACTTGCTGCTGCGTCTGTTGGGATTGCCATGGGCGGTGCCGGAACCGATACTGCACTCGAAACAGCAGATATTGCGCTAATGTCAGATGATTTGAGCAAATTGCCTTATACGATTAAACTCAGCCAAAAAGCGTTAAGGATCATCAAACAGAACATTACTTTTTCACTAGGAATCAAAGCGCTTGCCTTATTGCTGGTTGTTCCGGGCTGGCTGACCTTATGGATTGCCATATTCGCGGATATGGGAGCAACATTGCTGGTCACATTAAATAGTTTAAGGCTCCTAAAAATTAAAGGTTAA
- a CDS encoding FUSC family protein translates to MKQLQIKHRWLGRLLASDPGLIRFQKAGRATLSLMASVFTTLFLMQLAGADAALALTPAIVSGMAGMLGIMIVMDDSKKGKMLTTGLLGFSAMAGVSIGSLLAESTIFTDISMAVLIFLSFYLTRFGVRYFSLCMIAFMTLYFSSILQLSGSQLPSFYFGIWIGIAYAFLFNFILFQDTAKNLKRSIRSFHFQSNFTFNLLIEGMQEERMTAHQREELRRNVLKLRDYAVIVSDYINEDDVQKLWPGLTPSQLRLYIFDTGMLIETLTDSIRSLKKANALDIEELRNLLVWVTRSLRDAEVLAHQYEEQNLREAELAVQALRLLIIDLFNREDKPAGWLYLIRRIESLANHVIEGGITIQQALHKVKDNEIEVSEETPDEDESPEEDKSLKPSTKKAFQALTAAIISIIAGQILSPDQPYWVLLTAFIVLLGTESIGRIYTKGFQRSVGTIIGAVIGFTLARVVSGHSVLEITLIFAAVFFSFYLFEVSYTLMSMFITMLVAFMYDLLLGGISFSLISARVIDTIAGAGIAFGVSLFIFPKKTKDKVADTINDYLQELKPYVTAYVRSFREDVNVKELSGKGFLLDQKLKIINVEAQSLIKKPGSPRHADVNRWITLFSAINYYARHLVASSYRKGFDYPDELVDVFIRIEEKLELNIETLMDLIKESGDGTLVYSLDREREQIERMAPPRQQSQRDLIHHLYFVWRINKAIVELAEELGAGKE, encoded by the coding sequence ATGAAGCAGCTGCAAATCAAACACCGGTGGCTTGGACGCTTGCTGGCATCCGATCCCGGACTTATCCGATTTCAAAAAGCCGGACGGGCCACATTAAGTTTAATGGCGTCGGTGTTTACTACTTTATTTCTTATGCAATTGGCTGGGGCCGATGCCGCTCTCGCCCTTACTCCGGCAATCGTTTCCGGAATGGCCGGCATGCTTGGCATCATGATTGTGATGGATGATTCTAAAAAAGGTAAAATGCTCACAACTGGCTTGCTGGGGTTTTCAGCAATGGCAGGGGTATCGATCGGTTCACTGCTGGCAGAAAGCACTATCTTTACCGATATTTCAATGGCTGTATTAATATTCTTAAGCTTTTATTTGACCCGCTTTGGGGTCCGCTATTTTTCACTATGCATGATCGCGTTCATGACACTTTATTTCTCATCTATTCTGCAATTATCAGGCAGCCAGCTTCCCTCCTTTTACTTCGGCATCTGGATTGGGATCGCGTATGCTTTCCTGTTCAATTTCATCCTTTTTCAGGACACCGCAAAAAACCTGAAAAGAAGCATCCGCTCCTTTCATTTCCAAAGTAATTTTACTTTTAATCTCTTAATTGAGGGGATGCAGGAAGAGCGTATGACTGCTCACCAGCGGGAAGAATTGCGGAGAAACGTGCTGAAGCTCCGGGATTATGCTGTAATCGTTTCAGATTATATCAATGAGGATGATGTACAGAAATTATGGCCCGGGCTGACCCCATCCCAGCTGAGGTTATATATCTTTGATACAGGCATGCTGATTGAAACCCTGACTGACTCCATCAGGAGCTTAAAAAAAGCGAATGCCCTTGACATAGAAGAGCTGAGAAACCTCCTGGTCTGGGTCACCCGCTCTCTTCGTGACGCTGAAGTTCTTGCCCATCAATATGAAGAACAAAATCTTCGTGAAGCAGAGCTTGCTGTACAGGCACTTCGCCTGCTTATTATAGATTTGTTCAACAGGGAAGACAAACCGGCAGGATGGCTTTACTTGATCAGGCGGATCGAGTCCCTTGCAAACCATGTCATTGAGGGCGGCATTACTATACAGCAGGCACTTCATAAAGTAAAAGACAATGAAATAGAAGTATCTGAAGAGACGCCTGATGAAGATGAATCACCTGAAGAAGATAAGAGCCTCAAACCTTCCACCAAAAAAGCGTTTCAGGCATTGACTGCTGCCATCATATCCATCATTGCTGGACAGATTCTTTCGCCTGACCAGCCTTATTGGGTTCTTTTGACAGCCTTTATCGTTCTGCTCGGAACCGAATCAATCGGGCGCATTTATACGAAAGGTTTTCAGCGGTCAGTTGGAACGATTATCGGGGCAGTGATTGGATTTACGCTTGCCAGAGTGGTCAGCGGCCATTCTGTGCTGGAAATCACGCTCATTTTTGCAGCAGTTTTCTTCTCTTTTTATTTATTTGAAGTCTCTTATACATTAATGAGCATGTTTATTACGATGCTGGTCGCTTTTATGTATGACCTTTTACTTGGCGGAATATCATTCTCCCTTATCAGTGCCAGGGTTATCGATACGATTGCCGGTGCCGGCATTGCATTCGGCGTATCTCTATTTATTTTTCCTAAGAAAACGAAGGATAAAGTGGCCGATACGATAAATGATTATCTTCAAGAACTGAAACCGTATGTCACGGCATATGTGCGAAGCTTCCGGGAAGATGTGAATGTTAAAGAGCTTTCAGGCAAAGGCTTCCTATTGGATCAGAAGCTTAAAATCATAAACGTAGAAGCGCAATCGCTGATAAAGAAACCCGGATCTCCGCGCCATGCTGATGTTAACAGATGGATCACCCTTTTTTCAGCCATCAATTACTATGCAAGACATCTGGTAGCTTCCTCCTACCGGAAAGGATTCGACTATCCTGATGAGCTGGTCGATGTTTTCATAAGAATTGAGGAGAAACTTGAATTAAATATCGAAACATTAATGGACCTGATTAAAGAAAGCGGAGACGGCACGCTTGTCTATAGTCTGGACCGGGAAAGAGAACAAATTGAACGAATGGCACCACCAAGGCAGCAATCCCAGCGTGATTTGATTCATCACCTTTATTTCGTCTGGAGAATAAACAAAGCGATTGTGGAATTGGCAGAAGAGCTTGGTGCAGGGAAGGAGTAA
- a CDS encoding YolD-like family protein, whose product MPLKDRGNIKWQPAHFMPEHRAMLKKLERDQMAQNKPLIDEYELEEYENKIHYAMEFAYLLKVKVWREGFFLEYKGRVNRLDGISRKIYLQLESGDLEKINFDEIAGAEVEE is encoded by the coding sequence ATGCCGCTGAAAGACAGAGGGAATATAAAATGGCAGCCTGCTCACTTCATGCCGGAACACCGGGCGATGCTAAAAAAGTTGGAAAGGGATCAAATGGCGCAAAACAAGCCGCTCATTGATGAATATGAATTGGAGGAATATGAAAACAAAATTCACTATGCAATGGAATTTGCTTATCTTTTGAAAGTAAAAGTCTGGCGGGAAGGATTTTTCCTCGAATACAAAGGAAGGGTAAACCGACTGGATGGCATCAGCAGAAAAATTTATCTGCAACTGGAGAGCGGGGATCTTGAGAAAATTAACTTTGATGAAATAGCCGGGGCGGAAGTAGAAGAATGA
- a CDS encoding MEDS domain-containing protein: MNELLIDLIDDLQKSNGGHILYHYDQMDCYIQNAVSYITAGIRGGGHVLLVENDRNYFLIDKELTNFFGEEELSRVHFMNNFDFYYSNGNFNPDTVFNFFLKHIQPYLDSSPKIFTWGLVEWGNVKDYIPLVEQYEKSLCKAVSEHGMISLCAYDNRSTPPELKENLMRCHDVLITDREYKYL; encoded by the coding sequence ATGAATGAATTATTAATAGATTTAATTGATGATCTGCAAAAGTCAAACGGTGGCCATATTCTTTACCACTATGATCAAATGGATTGCTATATTCAAAATGCGGTCTCATACATAACGGCTGGTATAAGAGGCGGCGGACATGTTTTGCTTGTGGAGAATGACCGGAATTATTTTCTTATTGATAAAGAATTAACTAATTTCTTCGGAGAAGAGGAATTAAGCAGAGTTCATTTTATGAATAATTTTGATTTTTATTACTCCAACGGTAATTTTAACCCTGATACAGTGTTCAATTTTTTTCTTAAACACATTCAGCCTTACTTAGATAGCAGTCCAAAGATATTCACATGGGGTCTGGTTGAGTGGGGAAATGTAAAGGACTATATTCCTTTAGTGGAACAATATGAAAAGAGTCTCTGCAAAGCCGTTTCTGAGCATGGCATGATTTCCCTCTGTGCTTATGACAACAGAAGTACCCCTCCGGAATTAAAGGAGAATTTAATGCGCTGCCATGATGTGCTCATAACAGATAGAGAGTATAAATATCTATAA
- a CDS encoding GNAT family N-acetyltransferase: protein MEKITFHDIYKPGHTVLENDLFIHNHNPDMLLQYDSNFINFKKMPSVEEFEEAHQYLRNFHQKYGQNHVRFYFPDGEELSEELADFFQKDEDYTVGFLELFAILPADFPEVQEREEIVVENVSDKTWNDYLEFQYEQDSVYGEDFAEKKKAQHLRNYRDECIQQLIAFYKGQAAGSVDVIIKERTAEIDGLMVHEDFQKKGIGSRLQKSVMDQFKDKTIILVADGEDTPKEMYRRQNYRYIGKQFNLLKVYE, encoded by the coding sequence ATGGAAAAGATCACATTTCATGATATCTATAAACCGGGACACACTGTTCTGGAAAATGACCTATTTATTCACAACCATAATCCTGACATGCTCCTTCAGTATGACAGCAATTTTATTAACTTTAAAAAAATGCCTTCCGTTGAGGAATTTGAGGAGGCACATCAATATTTAAGAAATTTTCATCAGAAGTATGGCCAAAATCATGTAAGGTTTTATTTTCCGGATGGCGAGGAGCTCTCTGAAGAGCTTGCGGATTTCTTTCAGAAAGATGAAGATTATACGGTTGGTTTCTTGGAGTTATTTGCGATTCTTCCGGCAGATTTTCCTGAAGTTCAGGAAAGGGAAGAAATCGTAGTGGAAAATGTATCGGATAAAACTTGGAATGATTATCTGGAATTCCAGTATGAGCAGGATTCGGTATATGGGGAAGATTTCGCAGAGAAAAAGAAAGCTCAGCACTTAAGAAATTACAGAGATGAATGCATTCAGCAGCTTATTGCATTTTATAAAGGGCAAGCTGCAGGATCTGTTGATGTCATTATCAAGGAACGAACAGCTGAAATTGATGGATTGATGGTCCATGAGGACTTTCAGAAAAAGGGCATCGGCAGCCGCCTGCAGAAATCGGTGATGGATCAGTTTAAGGATAAAACGATCATTCTTGTGGCGGATGGAGAAGACACTCCAAAAGAGATGTACCGCAGGCAAAATTACCGGTATATTGGAAAGCAGTTTAACTTACTAAAAGTATACGAATGA
- a CDS encoding YhbD family protein, producing MSDELISKKEVLDLTGISYGQLYRWKRKNLIPEDWFVRKSTFTGQETFFPKEKILERVEKIQKMKDSLSLDELADLFSLNASNLKLSKDSLIAKGIVSEPVMKIFLETQGESSEFNYHEILKLYILSSLLESGDIHIEEGKMLLQLLNDHQKILQQPKAVICFIRKLGISSCLASMNGEQVLLERGTKLAAAISIEQCAEELKSKLA from the coding sequence TTGAGCGATGAATTAATTTCAAAAAAAGAGGTATTGGATTTAACTGGTATTTCTTATGGACAGCTTTACCGGTGGAAAAGGAAGAACCTGATACCTGAGGATTGGTTTGTCCGGAAATCAACTTTTACAGGACAGGAGACTTTTTTTCCAAAAGAGAAAATTCTCGAGCGGGTTGAAAAAATACAGAAGATGAAGGATAGCCTTTCGCTGGATGAGCTGGCTGATTTATTTTCGCTGAATGCTTCGAATCTGAAGCTGTCAAAGGATAGTCTGATTGCTAAAGGAATAGTTTCTGAGCCGGTTATGAAAATCTTTCTGGAAACACAGGGGGAGAGTAGCGAGTTCAATTATCATGAGATTTTGAAGCTTTATATTCTTTCCAGCCTCCTGGAATCGGGGGATATTCATATCGAGGAAGGGAAAATGCTCCTTCAGCTATTAAATGATCATCAAAAGATCCTGCAGCAGCCAAAAGCTGTGATCTGCTTCATTCGAAAACTCGGCATATCCAGCTGCCTGGCTTCAATGAACGGGGAACAGGTCCTTCTCGAAAGAGGGACAAAATTGGCTGCCGCTATATCGATAGAGCAATGTGCTGAGGAATTAAAATCCAAATTGGCATAG
- a CDS encoding polymer-forming cytoskeletal protein, with amino-acid sequence MKTVGNLIINGVGSVNGGAFKKVEINGKGTVNSDIECESFYCNGTGTIHGNVKTENGKISGAARIHGTVKAEFLNVNGSASISEAVLSRKLEVAGSSSIGGSVKSDEMVVNGEAKIAGDCEAEVFRAEGAFKIDGLLNAETIDIKLFGESKAKEIGGRKIKVAQHRESLFKLIKSLFPLKLETELIEGDDIELEGTSALIVRGKNVKIGKNCEIGLVEYSEEYECSPDSEVKESRLI; translated from the coding sequence ATGAAAACAGTGGGGAACTTAATCATTAATGGGGTTGGATCGGTTAATGGAGGAGCTTTTAAAAAAGTTGAAATCAATGGAAAAGGAACGGTGAATAGTGATATAGAATGCGAGAGCTTCTATTGCAATGGTACGGGCACGATCCATGGAAACGTAAAAACCGAAAATGGAAAGATCAGCGGTGCAGCCAGGATACACGGAACCGTTAAAGCTGAATTCTTGAATGTCAATGGTTCTGCCTCCATTTCAGAAGCTGTCCTCAGCCGAAAGCTTGAGGTGGCCGGGAGTTCCTCCATTGGAGGTTCTGTGAAAAGCGATGAAATGGTTGTGAATGGGGAAGCAAAGATTGCAGGAGACTGTGAAGCGGAGGTTTTCCGGGCGGAAGGGGCTTTTAAGATAGATGGTTTACTGAATGCAGAAACGATTGATATTAAACTATTTGGAGAAAGTAAAGCGAAAGAGATTGGCGGAAGAAAGATAAAAGTGGCACAGCATAGAGAAAGCCTATTTAAATTGATCAAATCGCTCTTTCCCCTCAAGCTCGAGACTGAATTAATTGAAGGTGATGACATCGAACTTGAAGGCACCTCAGCTCTTATCGTCAGAGGCAAAAATGTTAAAATCGGCAAAAATTGCGAGATTGGACTAGTGGAATACTCCGAAGAATACGAATGTTCACCAGACTCAGAGGTAAAAGAATCCCGGTTAATATAG
- a CDS encoding spore germination protein, translated as MFRKHFSHHKKISRSIHSNIQYLTEQFGNSSDLSVRNIILSNHGKAAIIHIQGIVDEQSLHDNVLQPILACSHEQKSIQNWSGEITQIISVSKVNTINEWSEIVDGLLSGDTVILIEGHSEAILAGTRKIQSRTITEPTTQTVVKGPKDGFTENLGTNISLIRARIQNNQLRIEQTKAGKVTKTDIGILYMEGIAKEEIVKEVKERISKIDMDSILDTNYVEEALKDNRKTIFPLFQNSERPDVVSANLLEGKIAIIIQGTPFALILPAVFIQFFHSPEDYYANYLVSSFLRLIRVGSFFVNMYASAIYLALITHHHGLIPTTLMVTLMAQREQVPFPAIVELLVMELAFEVLREAGIRMPRAIGPAVSIVGALILGQAAVEAGFVSAAIVIIVATTAISSFTLPNPNIVNTARGMRFILIFAAAFIGFYGIILFSLCIILHLCSLKSVGVPYLTPFSPVRVSGLKDSLARIGTSSK; from the coding sequence GTGTTCCGGAAACATTTCAGTCACCATAAAAAGATAAGCAGGAGTATTCACTCTAATATTCAATACTTAACAGAGCAGTTTGGCAACAGCTCTGATCTATCAGTCCGAAATATAATACTTTCAAACCATGGGAAAGCAGCCATCATACATATCCAGGGGATCGTTGACGAACAAAGCTTACATGACAATGTTCTGCAGCCTATTCTCGCCTGCAGTCATGAACAAAAATCTATTCAAAATTGGTCCGGGGAAATAACTCAGATCATTTCAGTATCTAAAGTAAATACCATTAATGAATGGTCCGAAATAGTGGACGGTCTGCTGAGCGGGGACACGGTTATTTTGATAGAGGGGCATTCAGAGGCGATCCTTGCCGGAACAAGAAAGATTCAATCAAGAACTATTACAGAACCTACCACACAAACGGTGGTGAAGGGGCCAAAAGATGGATTTACAGAGAATTTAGGTACGAATATTTCGCTGATTCGTGCCAGAATACAAAATAACCAGTTAAGAATTGAACAGACAAAAGCAGGGAAAGTAACCAAAACCGATATAGGGATCTTATATATGGAAGGCATAGCAAAAGAAGAAATCGTTAAGGAAGTGAAGGAAAGAATCAGTAAAATCGATATGGACAGTATATTGGACACAAATTATGTGGAAGAAGCTTTAAAGGACAACAGAAAAACGATCTTTCCTCTCTTCCAGAATTCAGAGAGGCCAGACGTGGTCTCCGCTAACCTTTTAGAAGGCAAAATAGCGATCATTATACAGGGGACACCATTTGCATTGATTCTCCCGGCTGTTTTTATTCAATTTTTTCACTCTCCTGAGGACTATTATGCCAATTACCTGGTGAGTTCCTTTTTAAGACTCATTCGGGTTGGCTCGTTCTTCGTTAACATGTATGCCTCGGCCATTTATTTGGCCCTGATTACGCATCACCATGGCTTAATCCCTACTACTTTAATGGTGACGCTCATGGCACAAAGAGAACAGGTTCCGTTTCCGGCCATTGTGGAATTACTGGTAATGGAGCTAGCCTTCGAAGTCCTGCGGGAAGCCGGGATTCGAATGCCAAGGGCCATTGGTCCGGCTGTTTCCATTGTAGGGGCACTTATTCTCGGGCAGGCTGCAGTCGAAGCAGGCTTTGTTTCAGCGGCAATTGTAATCATCGTGGCGACGACAGCTATCTCAAGCTTCACACTGCCTAACCCTAATATTGTGAATACAGCACGCGGAATGCGTTTCATTCTTATTTTTGCCGCTGCTTTTATTGGATTCTATGGAATTATCCTGTTTTCATTATGCATTATTCTTCACCTTTGCAGCCTTAAATCAGTAGGAGTCCCATATCTCACTCCATTCTCACCGGTCAGGGTCAGCGGTTTGAAAGACAGTTTAGCCAGGATAGGGACCTCATCAAAGTGA
- a CDS encoding Ger(x)C family spore germination protein, with product MRKGISVMLIIGLLTGCSNYRDLNEVGLIIAIGIDLPQERESGYRVTYQVINPGYFSQNGGGNSLPVINYTVEAETFIEAYRMASLIIPRENSVTHLSLIVIGEALAREGLGLIFDVFERGESRSSFPVFIARDTTAEEVLGVIEPLESNPTKSIISTSENNEKMYAISEIVPIYRAISLLSGEGQNLMLSGIHLNKPLKSQNQTDNLQDIKPPVVEVTGLALFKKDQLAGWFDGKIARTAHLINSAAEYTSFPLPCNSKKNMTVTTKGIKSTIKTELNQKPTLTVDTDIKGYIAELECYIKIDNDEEIRKIEKKLEKEAESQIRETIKMAQEMETDVFGFGRKLSVNNPNYWKKHKKEWNKLFRNADIEVNVNAKISNAGLLTDPYKLQ from the coding sequence ATGAGAAAAGGCATTTCGGTCATGTTGATAATTGGTTTACTAACGGGCTGTTCTAATTACAGAGATTTAAATGAAGTCGGTTTAATAATCGCCATCGGCATAGACCTCCCACAGGAAAGGGAATCAGGCTATCGGGTCACGTATCAAGTAATCAATCCGGGTTATTTTTCTCAAAATGGGGGTGGAAACAGCCTTCCAGTTATCAATTACACAGTCGAAGCAGAAACGTTTATTGAAGCCTACCGGATGGCGTCTTTAATCATTCCAAGAGAGAACAGTGTTACTCATCTTTCTTTGATTGTAATAGGAGAAGCTCTTGCAAGAGAGGGGCTGGGGCTAATATTTGATGTGTTTGAAAGAGGTGAATCACGCTCTTCGTTTCCTGTTTTTATCGCAAGGGACACGACTGCAGAGGAAGTTCTGGGGGTCATCGAGCCGCTCGAATCCAATCCAACGAAAAGCATCATCAGCACCAGCGAGAATAATGAAAAAATGTACGCCATCTCAGAAATCGTTCCCATTTACCGGGCCATCTCCCTTTTATCAGGTGAAGGACAGAACCTTATGCTTTCAGGCATTCATTTGAACAAACCGCTTAAATCTCAGAACCAGACGGATAACCTGCAGGACATCAAGCCTCCGGTGGTAGAGGTAACTGGCTTGGCACTGTTTAAAAAAGATCAATTAGCCGGCTGGTTTGACGGCAAAATCGCAAGAACAGCCCATTTAATCAACTCAGCCGCTGAATATACATCCTTTCCGCTGCCATGTAACAGTAAAAAAAATATGACCGTCACGACAAAAGGAATAAAGTCGACCATTAAGACAGAGTTAAATCAAAAACCGACCCTGACAGTTGACACAGATATTAAGGGCTATATTGCTGAACTGGAATGCTATATAAAAATTGATAATGATGAAGAAATTAGAAAGATTGAGAAAAAATTAGAGAAAGAGGCAGAAAGCCAAATAAGGGAAACAATAAAAATGGCGCAGGAAATGGAAACTGATGTATTCGGTTTCGGCAGAAAACTATCAGTAAATAATCCGAATTACTGGAAAAAACATAAAAAAGAATGGAATAAGCTATTTAGAAATGCGGATATTGAAGTAAATGTGAATGCGAAAATCTCGAACGCAGGGCTGCTGACAGATCCATATAAACTACAATAA